Genomic DNA from Dysidea avara chromosome 10, odDysAvar1.4, whole genome shotgun sequence:
AAGTTGTACTGTTAATGGCACTACATACCTTTGTCTCATGGTGGGAATGTTGACACTATTAGCTGCAATCATTCCTCCAAATGGCACAAACCTCTTCAACAATGATGGTGCTCTCTGCACAAGGAAGAATTAGACCTCAAAACACAATTGGTACATAGTGGACTCTGAGTTAACCACCAATTCTTCCAAGATTATAGCAAAAGTGCTTGGACAAGTAGCACAACTAGTCATTGCTATATCACTTTAAATAGTTGAAAAACATCCTAATTGAACAGTCCTTTTACTTGGAATAACTAGACAATGTTGGAGAACAGAGGGTCCACTGTACTAGTTACTTACTGCTAGTAATGAGTTTAACAAAACTGATGCAAACGTTGCACCACTTGTAGCACCGACAAAAGCAGTTGCCACTTGCCTGCATATGCGTCATCATGACACAAACATGCTTTACATGAAAAAAAATATTATCCAACCATTTTGTGATTTGTGATTTGGCATTCCTGTTTGTGTAATTCATGTTAGCAACAAATGACTGAGCAACAAACTGCATAGCAATCAATTGTGGCATTGTCCTAGCATACACTATAAATACATCTCATTGTATATCACTCTCTCACTTGTAGAACGTCAGAAGACCTCCAACTACTAACATCCCACAAGGAACCTGTGCACACATACGCCCTGGTATATTCATTTTAGCTCCATTGTCAGGGTGGAAGGCGGAGCCACATATCACATGTGCCCTAATGATTTCCTCTTTACTCAAGTGAGCCAACAGTCTTCCTTCCCTTTCAGATGCACCCACAGATAAGAGTTAGTTTATTCATtaatattcataatattatatttatcAACACCATCATGATTAAAATGTAATACAATTAAATTACGTTCATGTATGTGAGTCCTTGGGCAACATGCGTCCACATATCTAACCAACTTGGGTCAATTGTGGGCATGGTAGGGAGAAAAAATATAGTTAAAATTtggtagctatacatatattaAAAGCAGTCTGGGTTGATTGTCCATTCTTTCGAGTTTCTACCATAAAAAATTCTCTGGGAAGCAGAGATCAATGCTTTGGCCATTTCATTCAAAAGTCCTCTAGCACTTGCTTTAGAAAATGGACAAACTTGTTGGACAAAACTAATCACGTCTTTAATTTCTAGAGTTGAACCAAAACACTGACTTCCAGTTTTGTAGCAGAAAAAAGTCTTCAAATGATCTAACTCAGATATTCAGATTTGAAATGTTTTCGGCTGCATGCTGATTCGATATGCTACACTGAACAAGTGGACATGTGAGCTCTATAATACCCATCGATGAAGCATGTGTATTATGGATAACAACATCAGGTCAATAAGGAGTGACTAAAACAGTGGAGGATGGTTTCTGGAGACTATAAACTCACTGATAGGTGGTAACAGTGTTCTTTGCTTTGTTCAGTGTACTATTAGTAGAGAACACGAGACGAGGGTCTGTCACGCGAGCATAGTAGTTTAGCCTGCCAATAAAGGTGGACTGGTCCCATGGCAACACACCCACGTATTCCACCATTTTACTGTACACAAGCGATAGATGTAAACT
This window encodes:
- the LOC136268279 gene encoding sideroflexin-1-like isoform X2: MVEYVGVLPWDQSTFIGRLNYYARVTDPRLVFSTNSTLNKAKNTVTTYQEGRLLAHLSKEEIIRAHVICGSAFHPDNGAKMNIPGRMCAQVPCGMLVVGGLLTFYKTMPQLIAMQFVAQSFVANMNYTNRNAKSQITKWQVATAFVGATSGATFASVLLNSLLARAPSLLKRFVPFGGMIAANSVNIPTMRQRELIDGIVVTDKDGNALGKSRIATAKGLGQVLLSRICLIGPVMLVVPTLMEVLERRPFFKRGQFFLVCTQVLLSGTLSLRYDQLETSLQQEIRKKYDHQIDRVYFNKGL
- the LOC136268279 gene encoding sideroflexin-2-like isoform X1, with the protein product MVEYVGVLPWDQSTFIGRLNYYARVTDPRLVFSTNSTLNKAKNTVTTYQEGRLLAHLSKEEIIRAHVICGSAFHPDNGAKMNIPGRMCAQVPCGMLVVGGLLTFYKTMPQLIAMQFVAQSFVANMNYTNRNAKSQITKWQVATAFVGATSGATFASVLLNSLLARAPSLLKRFVPFGGMIAANSVNIPTMRQRELIDGIVVTDKDGNALGKSRIATAKGLGQVLLSRICLIGPVMLVVPTLMEVLERRPFFKRGQFFLVCTQVLLSGTLMVITVPIACSLFPQQCSLRYDQLETSLQQEIRKKYDHQIDRVYFNKGL